The genomic window ATCCTTCAATTTCTTTCACATTTTCTTTATACCAGGACGAATATTTCACATAATTATCAGCAATCCTATTCACTTCTCCTTCCAGCAGCTGAGCATTGATATCCTTAATTTTCTTTGCAGGAACACCTCCCCAAACTTCTCCGGACTTAATATGAGTTCCTTGCGTTACTACAGAACCTGCTCCCACAATAGAATTTTCCTCAACCAGACAGGCATCCATGACAATAGAACCCATTCCGATCAAAACATTATCGTGAATGGTACATCCGTGAACAATTGCATTATGACCTATCGACACATTATTTCCAATATTTAAAGGATGTTTTTGATAGGTGCAATGAAGCATCGCGTTATCCTGAACATTCACTTTATTCCCCATTTTGATGTAATGAACATCTCCCCGGATTACGGCATTATACCAAATACTGCAATCTTTTCCCATCGTAACATCTCCAATAATTGTAGCGGTTTCTGCCAAAAAAGTGTTTTCTCCTATCTGTGGTGCTTTTCCTAAAAGTTCTTTTATAAGTGCCATATTTTTAATTTGAATATTTGATAATA from Chryseobacterium camelliae includes these protein-coding regions:
- a CDS encoding gamma carbonic anhydrase family protein, whose protein sequence is MALIKELLGKAPQIGENTFLAETATIIGDVTMGKDCSIWYNAVIRGDVHYIKMGNKVNVQDNAMLHCTYQKHPLNIGNNVSIGHNAIVHGCTIHDNVLIGMGSIVMDACLVEENSIVGAGSVVTQGTHIKSGEVWGGVPAKKIKDINAQLLEGEVNRIADNYVKYSSWYKENVKEIEG